One genomic window of Candidatus Pseudobacter hemicellulosilyticus includes the following:
- a CDS encoding acyl-CoA-binding protein gives MDLTAQFEQAVVDSKNLTDRPSNDTLLQLYSFYKQATEGDVNVDPPANPFDFVSKAKFEAWAGLKGKTREAAMKEYIDLVDKLKA, from the coding sequence ATGGACCTGACTGCCCAATTTGAGCAAGCTGTAGTGGATAGCAAAAACCTTACCGACAGACCCAGTAACGATACCCTGCTGCAACTTTATTCCTTTTACAAACAGGCCACTGAAGGGGACGTTAATGTAGATCCGCCGGCAAACCCGTTCGATTTTGTTTCCAAGGCCAAATTTGAAGCCTGGGCTGGCCTGAAAGGCAAGACCAGGGAAGCTGCCATGAAAGAATATATTGACCTGGTAGATAAACTCAAGGCTTAA